From the genome of Castor canadensis chromosome 4, mCasCan1.hap1v2, whole genome shotgun sequence, one region includes:
- the Pjvk gene encoding pejvakin isoform X1, translated as MFAAATKSFVKQVGDGGRLVPVPSLSEADKYQPLSLVVKKKRCFLFPRYKFTSTPFTLKDILLGDREISAGISSYQLLNYEDESDVSLYGRRGNHIVNDVGINVTGSDSIAVKASFGVVTKHEVEVSTLLKEITTRKINFDHSLIRQSRSSRKAVLCVVMESIRTSRQCSLSVHAGIRGEAMRFHFMDEQNPKGREKAIVFPAHTTIAFSVFELFIYLDGAFDLCVTSVSKGGFEREDTATFALLYRLRNILFERNRRVMDAISRSQLYLEDLFSDYYDKPLSMTDISLKEGTHIRVNLLNHNIPKGPCILCGMGNLKRETVYGCFQCSVDGQKYVRLHAVPCFDIWHKRMK; from the exons atgtttGCTGCTGCTACCAAGAGCTTTGTGAAGCAAGTTGGAGATGGAGGGAGATTAGTTCCTGTTCCAAGCCTCAGCGAGGCTGACAAATATCAACCTCTAAGCCTGGTGGTAAAAAAGAAGCGATGCTTTCTGTTTCCTAGATACAAATTTACCTCAACGCCTTTCACACTGAAAGATATCCTTCTGGGAGACAGAGAAATTTCAGCTG GTATTTCATCTTATCAATTGCTGAATTATGAAGATGAATCAGATGTTTCACTTTATGGAAGGCGAGGCAACCATATTGTAAATGATGTTGGGATAAATGTCACTGGATCTGATTCCATTGCAGTAAAAGCTTCATTTGGTGTTGTAACCAAACATGAAGTGGAAGTATCAACATTACTCAAGGAAATTACTACACG aaaaattaacttTGATCACAGCTTGATACGTCAATCGAGGAGCAGCAGAAAGGCTGTGCTGTGCGTGGTTATGGAAAGCATTCGAACTTCCAGACAGTGCTCTCTGTCTGTGCATGCTGGGATTCGAGGGGAAGCAATGCGG TTTCATTTTATGGATGAACAGAATcccaagggaagggaaaaagCAATTGTATTTCCAGCACATACAACCATAGCTTTCAGTGTTTTTGAACTCTTCATTTACCTGGATGGTGCCTTTG ACCTTTGTGTCACTTCAGTGTCAAAAGGAGGATTTGAAAGGGAAGATACGGCAACATTTGCACTGCTCTACAGACTGAGAAATATACTATTTGAAAGAA ATAGAAGAGTGATGGATGCCATTTCTCGTTCACAGTTATACTTGGAAGATCTTTTTTCTGACTACTATGACAAGCCTCTCAGCATGACTGATATTTCACTAAAGGAGGGGACTCACATCCGAGTCAACTTACTTAATCACAACATCCCAAAAGGGCCTTGCATACTCTGTGGAATGGGGAACTTAAAGAGGGAGACAGTCTATGGGTGCTTTCAGTGTTCTGTGGATGGACAGAAGTATGTGAGACTTCACGCAGTCCCTTGTTTTGATATTTGgcacaaaagaatgaaataa
- the Pjvk gene encoding pejvakin isoform X2: MFAAATKSFVKQVGDGGRLVPVPSLSEADKYQPLSLVVKKKRCFLFPRYKFTSTPFTLKDILLGDREISAVKASFGVVTKHEVEVSTLLKEITTRKINFDHSLIRQSRSSRKAVLCVVMESIRTSRQCSLSVHAGIRGEAMRFHFMDEQNPKGREKAIVFPAHTTIAFSVFELFIYLDGAFDLCVTSVSKGGFEREDTATFALLYRLRNILFERNRRVMDAISRSQLYLEDLFSDYYDKPLSMTDISLKEGTHIRVNLLNHNIPKGPCILCGMGNLKRETVYGCFQCSVDGQKYVRLHAVPCFDIWHKRMK, translated from the exons atgtttGCTGCTGCTACCAAGAGCTTTGTGAAGCAAGTTGGAGATGGAGGGAGATTAGTTCCTGTTCCAAGCCTCAGCGAGGCTGACAAATATCAACCTCTAAGCCTGGTGGTAAAAAAGAAGCGATGCTTTCTGTTTCCTAGATACAAATTTACCTCAACGCCTTTCACACTGAAAGATATCCTTCTGGGAGACAGAGAAATTTCAGCTG TAAAAGCTTCATTTGGTGTTGTAACCAAACATGAAGTGGAAGTATCAACATTACTCAAGGAAATTACTACACG aaaaattaacttTGATCACAGCTTGATACGTCAATCGAGGAGCAGCAGAAAGGCTGTGCTGTGCGTGGTTATGGAAAGCATTCGAACTTCCAGACAGTGCTCTCTGTCTGTGCATGCTGGGATTCGAGGGGAAGCAATGCGG TTTCATTTTATGGATGAACAGAATcccaagggaagggaaaaagCAATTGTATTTCCAGCACATACAACCATAGCTTTCAGTGTTTTTGAACTCTTCATTTACCTGGATGGTGCCTTTG ACCTTTGTGTCACTTCAGTGTCAAAAGGAGGATTTGAAAGGGAAGATACGGCAACATTTGCACTGCTCTACAGACTGAGAAATATACTATTTGAAAGAA ATAGAAGAGTGATGGATGCCATTTCTCGTTCACAGTTATACTTGGAAGATCTTTTTTCTGACTACTATGACAAGCCTCTCAGCATGACTGATATTTCACTAAAGGAGGGGACTCACATCCGAGTCAACTTACTTAATCACAACATCCCAAAAGGGCCTTGCATACTCTGTGGAATGGGGAACTTAAAGAGGGAGACAGTCTATGGGTGCTTTCAGTGTTCTGTGGATGGACAGAAGTATGTGAGACTTCACGCAGTCCCTTGTTTTGATATTTGgcacaaaagaatgaaataa
- the Pjvk gene encoding pejvakin isoform X3, with protein MESIRTSRQCSLSVHAGIRGEAMRFHFMDEQNPKGREKAIVFPAHTTIAFSVFELFIYLDGAFDLCVTSVSKGGFEREDTATFALLYRLRNILFERNRRVMDAISRSQLYLEDLFSDYYDKPLSMTDISLKEGTHIRVNLLNHNIPKGPCILCGMGNLKRETVYGCFQCSVDGQKYVRLHAVPCFDIWHKRMK; from the exons ATGGAAAGCATTCGAACTTCCAGACAGTGCTCTCTGTCTGTGCATGCTGGGATTCGAGGGGAAGCAATGCGG TTTCATTTTATGGATGAACAGAATcccaagggaagggaaaaagCAATTGTATTTCCAGCACATACAACCATAGCTTTCAGTGTTTTTGAACTCTTCATTTACCTGGATGGTGCCTTTG ACCTTTGTGTCACTTCAGTGTCAAAAGGAGGATTTGAAAGGGAAGATACGGCAACATTTGCACTGCTCTACAGACTGAGAAATATACTATTTGAAAGAA ATAGAAGAGTGATGGATGCCATTTCTCGTTCACAGTTATACTTGGAAGATCTTTTTTCTGACTACTATGACAAGCCTCTCAGCATGACTGATATTTCACTAAAGGAGGGGACTCACATCCGAGTCAACTTACTTAATCACAACATCCCAAAAGGGCCTTGCATACTCTGTGGAATGGGGAACTTAAAGAGGGAGACAGTCTATGGGTGCTTTCAGTGTTCTGTGGATGGACAGAAGTATGTGAGACTTCACGCAGTCCCTTGTTTTGATATTTGgcacaaaagaatgaaataa